TGAGATGGTGTAGAGTCCCTGTGAGCCACCCTGGGGACTAAGAGAAATATTCCAGAGATCTTCACTGAGGAAGAAGACAAGATTTTAgcctgttttttttgttgtttgtttgtttggttttttttaaagtagtttccTACTGCAGGGTCCTGCCAGACTTGTCCTTCTGAAGCACTTTACAAAGTTCATATTTGCATAAACTTTCAGATTAATGAAACGGTTCACAGAAGTAGGACAGCAATACAAACGTGCAGTAAGACTGGTTGGTTCCTTCAGCTCGTCCCAATCTCTGCGCACATTTGTCAGGTCAGAGCGATGGGTCCCATCAGTCTGCAGTACAAGAGCCTGGGAAGTCCCTGGTTGTTCACAACTGTCCCACATATGCAGCTCGTTAAGTGCTAAGCACACAGGAAGAGGCCATGCCCAGAGGAGAGGGCTCATAGGCTCACCAGCTGGCTCTTCATCCCAGCCAGTCcagatcatcatcatcatcatcaccaaaGAGTGGAGCTGGAGGGGGACGTCCCTTCATGCTCTGGAAATCAAACCAGAAGGAAACTTGTCAGTCTTAACAGCTTCCCAGTATTTAGTAATTGCTACACAGTTCTGGCTCTGAAATCTCCATCAGCTTTAAGGAGATGATATCAAGAAGTCTCATTACTGAAGTTTTCGTATTTCTCATGCGATGTCTTAATATTCCAGGAGACATGCTTACAGGCTAAAAGGGATAGGACAGGGGCAAGACGCTAAAACCCTTCAATTAACCTGGCAAGTCTCACTTACTTCATGCCAGCAGGAGTTTGTCATCACTATCTCATCCCAGGCAACTCCTCCAAGCTCAACAATAAACAACCCAGATACTCTTGATTTATACAGAGAACATACAGGAAGCTCTGAGCTCAGCTAGCAGGAGCCACTCTGTCCCCCATTGCCATGGGAAGGATTTCACAGACAAGCTACAGGTTAATGCCTGAAGCAGTTTAGTAGGAGTAGAAAGATATAAATACATACcacttcctcctcatcctcctcttcagaGGGAACTCGAGGCTTCAGTGGTTTACAAGATGCTGTTTCAAAGAAGTTGTCATCCTCAAAGAGGCTAGAAGAAGATAAAGAATTAACAGTTTGCTTGCAGATTATGGGGATCTTGGTTTTACAAGTTCTATTAAAGAATGATGGAAAAGTTTTGTTGCGGAGGCAAACTTTTAGGGCATGTCCTATTCACCAGTGCAGAACGATACTGGGACCTGGCAGCCACCAATATCAGATCCTAGAGAAACTGCATACTCCCCTCCACAATCAGCTGGGAACCATTCACTAGGGATAATGGCACCACTGCCTCCGCTCAGACATGAGCCTGTTCTGCAactgctctcccagcagagcaTGCCCTGGACAGCCTGGTCTCTGCCAGCACCTGCCTTGTGCCATCCAGTGCTAGCGTCGTGGTGGTGCTTCACCTGACCACGTGTGCTGCCCTGCAGTAGTAGTGCAGCTGTACCAGCCTCTCTGTGTGCTGCCACACCAGACTGAGCTGATCAGCAGGAAAGTGGGACTGTGGCTACCCCAGGAGTCACATCTTACCTGGAATCTTTTTGCCTCGGGCTGGAGCCCAGTTTCTGCTGTCCTGGGGTTTCTTTCATGATAgctgagctcagctctgctgtGTTGGATACTGAAGCAGGCTCCTCAGAGCTAGCTCCACCTGATGGGTCTGTGCACTTCCCTCCCTCACCATTTAAGGGAGGGGGCTCTAAACCTCCCACAGGctcctctgccttctgctctgcagctggctTTTCTGGAAGCACTGCCACATCCACTTCTCTTGGCTTGGCTTCTACAGCAGAAGGTTCTGCAACTTCAGCCTGCAAAGATACTCTGGAGGGACTGTGTTCAGTCTCAGCTTCCCTGATGGGACTGCTCTCCTGCCTTTGCTTGGCTGGGACAAAGTTCTCATCCACCTCAGGAACAGGCTGTCCTGCAAGTACAGGCCCCTTATCAGGATCCAGAGAGGATTCAGCAGTGGAAGTGAGATGCTCCCCCTGGACCTTCTCCTCTTCTGACATCCCACTGCTCTGTGTCACCTGCTCCTCCTCAGGAGTTCTGGGCCTGGCAGACAGAGGAGCAGACTCGCCTTCCTGGTCAGACACCATGGAACCTGTGGCTGCTTCACCAGGGTCAGCTGGGAACGCAACACACTGTGCTGGGCTATGCTGCACAGGCTCTTCGTGGTCAGTCTTTGTTCCAGGTGATCCCTCCTGTCTCGCTGCTCCTGCTCTAGATTCCTCCTTTTTACTGTCATGATCTAGTTTCTCCTGCTGCCTGTTGAGTAGCTGCAGTGTTACAGTCTAAAAAATTGAGTAGAGAGAATGTAGGTTATACCCTAAACATAAACCATCACAGATCCCTGTATCTTCTTCTACTACCGGGCTGCTTTACCACCCACAACAAATTTCTGCTTCACAGTTATTTCAGACTCACAACATAAATTTGTGTTTTTAGCCCAAGACTCGTTCTCTCACAGTGATCACCTTGTATCTCTTAGAACTGTTGTACCTTAATAGTGTTCATGACAACACCCAGAACTGTCCTGCCACTGTATGTCTCTTCCAGCTCAAATTCACCCCGAAGAGATTGAAACACACCATTCATTATCTTCTTTACCTGGAAAAGAAGATGACAGGAAACAAAGATAGGTTCATTAACATGTGAAGCACTGGACTCAACATCAGATACTTCTTCTCCAGGTGAAGGAACAATAAATCCAAACTAAGACACGTGGTTTTCAAAGAACCCACTTTTCAAATCAGAAATTCCCGTAATGAAGCAGAATACATCATGACATCTTATTTCAGAACCATTGTATATACACTAAACCCATCCCTCCAAAACTGAGGCAGGCTGCACACACCCAAGGCAGACTGACActtatttcttattattctttcaatttttaaatttaaacctcAGATCTAAAGCAGGCAGCAGGAAGATCACATCCTTTCTGCCTCTATAGACCCTACTACTAGAAACACAGtgcttctgcagagaaaataatgtttttccttcttaTCTCTGCTCAAAGAGAAATAATTCAAGGTAAATAGATTTGCTTAGTAAGGAGAAATATTGGATAGTCAAACTCACTTCTTCTGTGAAGTCTGCAGATGAAGATCTGTCCTGATCCTTCTCCAGGTCTCTGATGCGTTTTTCATAGCGACCCTTCAGCACCACAATATCAGACTGCAAGGCTGAATACTGCCGAAGGGAAACTGAAAGTTAGAACAGCTTCACAGACACCACCAGCTTGCAATGAACAGGTTCTCTGTAAACTGTTTTTTAGTGACAGGTAAATTGCTGAGTGGAGTTTTAAGCAGGGCTTTGATCGAGAGTTGCAAAAGACTTGGCTGAAGGTCTGAGCACCAAAATAAAGATATCCAACCAAGCCAAAACCTTGGAGATCCACAATCATGTCATTAGCTCTTCAAGTTCAAGTAACATGAAGAATGGGCAGAGCATTACTGAGATCTAAGTGAAATGTGGGCTGAGTCTCATCATTGGACCTGTTCAGGTTTGCTGGAAGCAACGTGAAGTTATTCCTTCCCTCTCATATTCTGGACCTCATGTTCTTGTTATTCTGGACATAGGTAGACTGAGTCTAGAGATTATTGCACTCCAGTTCATATTCAGCTGCTGTGTTATTCCCTTTACCTTCTCTTTGATAGGCTCTAGTTGCTCCAAACGTTGCTGAAATTCAGACAATTTTTGCTCCTCTGCTTTTTTCAACTGTTTTAGAGTCACAAGCTGAAAGACAAGAACTAGAGCCCATCAGCTTACAGCCCCTTTCAGTGTCACCCACTTCAAAACAGTTTCTGCTCAAAACCAATCACTCAGAACAGTGCAGATAAGCAGAAGAGATTGTAGCTGTCGCTTTAGTCCGAGACTGACATCATCTTGGCTCTCCCTCATTCAGAACTACAGCAGTAAATTCACTAGCCCACCAGCCCAACAGATGCAAGGAGAGACACATCCTGCAGACAAGACCAAATTCCGTAACagtcaagaaattaaaaagtcaaGCGACAATGAGGAGAGGACCATTGGTTACAGTTACTGGTTATTTGGCATTAGATTTCAGCAATAAAGAACAACCCATTACCTTCTCTTCCAGCTGGGacacctgctgctgcagggaatCTCTCTGCTCACACACCTCCTGGTATTGTCTAACATGCTGCTCCTTGGCCGAGGCCAGCGTACGTTCACATCTGGCTTCCCACTGGGATTCCAGCTCTGCCTGGATGAGTGATAGCTGCCCATCATGTAAGAGAGATCATTAGGAACACACACACCCAATCTCTATTTGCACAACAAGTGGCTGAAAGCTTGGGGCTGGATAACATCTCCTGCCCTAGGCTGGAATACCTACATGCAGATGGCAGCCCTGCAGCTCTcaccagctcctgcccacacCTCTCAGAGTTCAATTCCAGCCACAATCCCTCAGGCTGGCCTGAAGGTCTGGCTCAGACTTCAGATCTCTTGGCATATTTCTAAGCAGTCTTTCAATCATCAGCAGTCCTGTATTCTTCTCTCTACTATGAACTTAATTTGGCACCTCTCCTTTCCTCAGTTTGATACTCTTTAACACAGTCTAAATCTGATGCTGCATGCCAGCCTGCATCAACGTTGCACCAAAACTCTACAGCCATGTCAGCGGCCTGTGATTTCAGTCAGAGAATGACTGGGACCTAGCAGCCTTCCTGCCTACTCAAATCATGCACTTCCTTAGAGAGACATCAGTGTAAATCCCAAAGTTAAAAGCAGGGCCAACAAACACCAGCAAAGATATTTTAGAAAGACAACAAAGTGAACCCTGTGTTAAAGTTAACCCCTAAAATCAAGCAGATAATGTTTTCATTCTTCTACCACCTGTGCATTTTCACAACTATTTCCTACCTGTAGGTTCCTACAAGTCTTCCAGACACTTGTTGGAGAAGCTGCCATGACTCCtcacctgctctgctgctgcctggtcAGTTGAAGTCCGTGCCTTTTTCAGCAACTGTCGAAGCTTGTCCAGTTCCTGCTGATATGATCTGCGTatttcttccatctcttcctcTGCTTGAGCTCTCTCTGAGAGggatttcttcttcctctctgcaaGATTCTGCAATACAGAATAGGACACAGAATGGGCCAGACTGCACCAAAGTAGCTTCTCCTCCTCAGGCAGAAAGAGCTTCTTTGAGCAGGGAATCTTATCACTTTAAAATCAAGCTGAGATTATTTTACATGTAGGAGGGTTAACATATTACTGGccgagatattaaaaaaaaaaaaaaatcacataagcACAAAGGATCCACCAGCACAGGGATCCCTGCCTGCAGATGAGTCAAGATTTACCTAACTTGCATGTTTACGAGCAAGAATGTTGGGTTAAATTTCAGCAAACTGAAACCCTGCATCTCTCCATAATGCTGGCACTGGACATACCCTTTCAAGAGTCTCTTTTTCCACTTTTAGGTCTGTTAGCTCTTCTTCCAATGCTGTAATCTTCAGGTCCAGCTGTTTGCGGCTCTGCTTCTCAGCTTTGAATCTAGTCTGAGTGTCCTCAGAGGCTTCTTGGAGCTCTGCAAAAATACACTTTACTGTGGGTTTTAGTGCTACATATATTTCAGGTTAGTGCATTTGGGGGCTGATGGGAAGGAACAGTGTCTCTTGCACAATGAAGTCAACACACAGCTTGCACCTGCACTGGGAATTAGACTTTATCAAGAGCTTCTTCGGTGAAATGGCAATGTTTATACCTCAGCTTTTATCTTAACTTTTCAACCACTGGAACATTTCTGGTTCCTCTTCAAGATGTTAGACAGTAATGCCAAGAGATTGCTTCTACAAAAGGCATCCCTGTGACAGGATGATTTTGTTCATTGATTTGGCCCACTCTCCTTTCAGTAGTAACAAGGATGCACATACCCTTCAGACATACCCTTCAGTGCATCAATATCCTTCTTTGATACCCTTGTGACTGATCCTGGGGAAAGCAGGAATAGATAccgcagaagaaaggaaaaacctgtgacttataaaagaggaaaaagaatgacaTAAAGGAGCTCACGTGGAACAGGCACAAGAAGTCTTACCTGCTAACTGTGCTTGCAGTTTGTTGAGCTGCGTCTCATGTCGCTCTGCCTCCTGCAAGGCAGCAGACAGCTGTTTCCGCAGGTCCATTTCCTTCTTCTCGTGGGCAgtcagctccagctgcagctgggaaacCTGTGCTGTGGCAGCTGCTAACTCCTCTGCAACTTTGGCCTGTATCACAAAATggagcagggaaaagggagaaaaaaaaaaaaggggtatGTGAGTGTGAGGAGGTGCCAGAACTGATCTCAGAGGAAGAGCTGATAAGGTACTGGAGACCTTATCAGGGAAGTGCTGGGATCCAGCACCTCACAGTCATCTCCAAATTGAAGAGGTAATGATAACTTTTTTGCCACATTACTGTGAGTTTTTTTGGATGTAACCTGTCCAGACTGACTAGGAAGTTGCACAAGGCCACCAACAACCTCATCACCACATCAGTTCAACTCAGTGAGTTTTCCTGAAAAGCTTAAACATGTTTAAGACTAGTACCAGTGCCTGGTGGCACTGCTTAGAGTTTTCAGGCTATGACAACATCTATTCAAGTAAAAGCCTGGGCTCCAACATCTAATTATCTTCAATAAGCTTACAAATCATTGAAAAGCCACACAAAACATACGCTTGTCCACTCAAAAAAGCACCTTCCCTCCAGAGCACACAGCACATAGTCACCTTGAGGTGCGCGCACGGGCAAGGCTGTCATTTTGGAGCATAGTTCTCACAGTAACTTGTTGACCTGTTCAGATTTAGTATTGCTCAAAGTCAGCGACTCATGTAAAACCAGGTACTAATACAGCTTGTCAGACAACTTGTGAACAGTATGTTAGGCGAGGCTCAAGGCATCAAGACAAAGATGCAAAGTCATGTTCCCAATCTTGCACGACACAAAATTCAGAGGATGCTCTGCAAAGACAGAACTACACCCATCAGAAAACCTCACTTGCTGCAGGGAATACATAAATAGCTTCTATATCTATGCCTATATTCAGATTCCCAACAGGCTTCCATGTTCTTGTAACTGCTACGTTCAGGAGAACTGGAGTTTCTCTCTGCTTTATCCCCATAAGAGAACTAAAGTGTTTCTCTTCAGACTAGGACCACCAGCTTCTGGCAAAGAAGAGCTGTGAGCAAAGTTGTTCCAACTATGGTAAGGATGAATATGCGTTGACCTTGAAGGCTAGGATACTACACCATTAATTTTAAAGAGGAGGCAGCATTTCAACAGAGACTGGCTAAAACCAGATCCGCTTTCCTCTTATGTTCCCATAAATGTCTCACTGCAGTTCAAGATACTAACTCCTAGCATGCTataaccaaaccaaaaccccatgGCATATGGAAAGGTTATTTTAACACTTGCCTTTGTCTTTAatggcaaataaagaaaaataaaaaggaaatcctATGCCAGGAACTGTTACGAGACTTAAGTTTCTGCAGTGAATGCTTCATATCTCTACTAGCTCAGCTCCAGCCTCCAGCTTTCAGGTACCAAGAATCTTATGTGATCTGTGTCTGCTCTGACAATTATATGATCATGtcctatttctcccacaggggaGGTGAAACGAGCACCAATGTGACAAAGTTCTTTGAAAGGGCTCCCCAAGaaagaggggagcagtggataCACTGCTACTTACAAAGCCCTTTTCCAAGTTGAAGATCTGTGCTAATTCAAGATCTGAGGCATTTCTTTTCATGCCAATTAGCTTCTAACTAGTTCAAGAGGAAGCTGGGCTGGCACTATCTAGGGCACTATTATCTATCACCTACACAATCAGCAGACACACTGCCTCACCTGGTCCCAGCCCCGATCCACTGGCAGCATGTGCTAGGAAGAGAAAGCAGTGACAGGAAACAGGAAGAGTTAAGAACACAATTTGAAAGGCAGAGGCATTAATCatcatcagaaaagcaaaatgcttcatTACAGCAGCCTAAGGCATGCCAGAGAAACCTTTAAATTATTCCAAGAACTGTAAAACCTTAGACAGAGAAAGCTAGTGAAGCCtggcttaaaaagaaagaagctaaaGGTACATTACACATCCTTACAGGTACATTATACATCACAGATGTAGCAGCAGTCCTATGAGTGACTACCGTTTCACTGCACTGTAGAGTGTGGGCTATTACTTATCATTACAGTACATGAAGTCTTTGTCTAAAGCTGTGATGTGCTCTGCCAGGGTCAAAGATCTATAACCCAAAAGCGGCATGCTACTAATACCTCTTCTCATTGATCCTGGGTACAGATGCCTGGCTTGTATCACAAAATAAATGGTGAGTCCCTATTTTTAAGtaaagaatatataaaatagCTTAAAATCCTCTTCCCTGATTCTGTCTGTCCATAGTGATCTCAGCAATTGCAGTCACAGAGCAAGCTAGGTTAGATAAAGGAAGCGGAAGGAATACCAGCCTTCATATTTACAGTCAATACTTCACAAAACTAGGGGAAATCTTCTCCCAGTGCAAGTCATGGCCTGAAGTCTATTCATGTAATAGTGTTATCCCCTAGGCAGTGACTGCTTAAGTGGAGTCCTATTGAAGATGAGGCCCAAAAGATTCCTGAGGATCATATCTTGTACTTCCAAAAGATGCTTCCTCCCCAAGTTACTTATCACACAAGCTGGATGTTGTGCTCACTGACAGAAagggattttatttattatttcaatcTGACTTATTCCTGGTTAGAAGCTCTCACACTCCCTACGTATTACAGTTATGCAATCTGGGCTTTCAGTGGAAAAATACAGTCCTCCTTTACTGTCTGCTCACACCAGCATACAATAATCAGGCATATATTGCTCTATTCTTTGGCATACTTCTAGCATACTTTGgaaagctgcagtttctgtcatTTTTAGGTGCACCAAGTTATGGTTCTCATGCAGAGCAAGCATTTGCCATCTCATGTTTGAACTGGAGAGATACACAACTCAGCAGGGGAGCATGGTGCAAGACTGAACTTGGTGTAATTTACGAAGCCAGTGCTTGAGAAAGCATACAAGACACCATGCAATTACAGATCTCAAAGCTAGCCTACCTGGGCTATGCTGTCATAAGTGGACAGTAGAGGATATGCAGCCATGCATAAGTGCATTTAACTGGTTTAAAAGCTATTTCCCAATAGCCCCTTTCACAAAAGGACAATATATTATTGGtagaaacaaacagcttttgaTTAGTATTAATAAAGAAGTGCAAAAGTGCAATGAAGAAACTCtagtaggaaataatttttttttatagctacaTTCACTCTATGTCAGTTAAACAGAAGGAATAAAACTTTTCTGAAACTGCCAGTGCAACTAAATAAACAGAGTACATTTTCAATGCCACTAAGCCCTGTGATAAACACCATTCCTCAACATGTTGGCCATACACCTACAAAGTTAACAATAAATCAGACACTTTCATGCAAGATAAGAATATTAAAGCTATGACAGCATAAAGATCTACGTTTATATcccctgtgctgcttttgtcatgaaagccacaaaaatactcttttttttctcaaaacagctttcaaaacatAAGTTCAGAACTACAGTTGTCTTGTAAGAGAAGTGACTTAAGCCTTGACTAACAAGGCTTCAGCATATTTTAGTGCAACAACAAgccccttccctggctgcagcCAGAGGTCTATGGCTCTGCTCATTGTCACCATTACCTTCTCCTGTTCTGCATGCAACACTCTTGcctgtgtgttttcatttgttgtttgcAGTGAATGGTTCCTCTGCTCCATTAGCAAGTTACTTTGTTCGACGTATCTGTGAACAGGGGAGACTGCATGAGCATTTACATAAATACATGACTTGGAGCAAATGGCTCGGAGAGAAAAGGTGATATTTCAAAGCAGTTTTCTTCATGACAAGTCCCAGACAATTTTGCGTGATAACCTGAACTAAGAAGAGCCTGATCTCAAAAGGGTGGAATGGGTGTGCCGGGCACAGCAGAGATTATATCAGTTTGGATAAGTGCTTTACCTCTCTGCAACAAGTCTAATGTTCCTATCACACAGTCATGGATTTTGATAACCTGATATCCACTGACCTTTGCAATTTCCTTAACAAGTCATTCCCCTTCTTAAACTGAATAGAACACACACCCAACAGTGGAACTAGGGATACTGCATCCCCTACAATTTCTTCCACCTTACTAAAAAGCTAGCAAAAGTAAAGTAACTCCAAGAAGCAGAGCAAGTGTGCTCAAAGAAGATAGCatgagttttttttccccttttacacaTTCACATTTACTGTAAACCACAGTTTTGGAGATATGCCCTGCggagagagggggggggaaacCACACTtttaatgccttaaaaaaaaaaaaaaaattaaatatcagaACATGTCTCTACCCTAAAGAACAGCCCTCCTAGTTATGCCTAACCAAGTGTAAGCTAGAAGTCTTTGCAAATACAGAGAGGCTGTACCCTCCCCACTCCTTACCTCTGATTCCGCTCAATCAACTCACTGATCTTCTCATTCTGCTCTTCAATCCGACTGCTCTTCTCAAATATCTCTTGCTTCAGTCTCTCATTTTCCTAAAGCATAGCCCAAGCATGAATATTCATCTTACTCAGACTTCCCTGCAGCAGTACCTAACCCTTTGTTTTGTACAGATGCAGTACAGTGGTGAGACTTATCACCTTCTGTGGTAACGTCACGGGAAGGCGCCATGCTATACTTAACAAGAATCCTGGCATGGGACAGTGGTTGCCAAACCACATTCTAGAGAATATTGTGTCTGGTTGACTTTTTCACCCACAAAACCCAAGATTGTAAGGCTGCTGCCTAGAAAAACTACAAAGCCTAAGATTAAGTAGTGAAAAACAGAAGGCTGTGATTCTTGCAGCATGGTACTTCAGCTGTGAAACTCCGTTCTGCAGGATGCTGTGGGTTAAGTCCATAACGGTTTAAGAGGCTGAATTTCTCCCACATGAGCCTCTTGCCAAGGCCTATTAAATACCAATATATCAACTCTGGCTCGGAAAGTACCCAAACCACAAACTGTTGAGAACAGCTTTTTTTGGGGGCAGAGGGGTAGAAATCATTGTATACAGAACACATGGGTGGATGGACATTTGGGCCAAGCCAGTACAGCTTTCCTCATTAGGAGTAACATCGTGGGCTCCAGTTCCTCATGGAAGTAGTCAAAACAGGCTGGCCATGCTTACCTGGATTATACGTTGGATATTGCTCATGATCATGGAAGCTTCCATAGTAACAGAGGAGATACCAGGCAGCAGTGAGCCGTTAccagtgttttgtttcttcaaCTCCTCCACCTGCAGGGATAAGCCATTCTTAAGCCAGATGAAATGAATTTATGGGTGTAGGTAAGAGACATCTGCAAAGAtccatttcagtgtttcatttgATCAGCTGTAGGGTATACGCTACTGTATCAACTGTGACACCTCCTGAAGGGCAATGAATCTCTTCAAACACTGCATCATATGATATTTAAGACAATAAGAGACAGCACCTTCCCCCAAGCCTAGGCTTAGCTTTTTCATAGTAGCTGAATTGCCACCACTTCAAGGTTTGATCATATTGAAATTTTCACTAAGTTAGTACATCACTTACAACCTTAAGGCAGGCATTTAAATAGAGCCAACTCCTAAGACATTTGGAGACCAAATAGCAGTAACTTTGTTAACAAGCCTGCCTATGCCATACATTACCTTGGCAGCCAGATGATCCATTTTATCTACTACTTTGCTAACGGCCATTCGGATTTCAGTGTTATGCTGCCGAGCTTCTGTCATCAAAAAGGAAGTAACATCCCCGGGTGCTTGAATGGAAAGGAGAGAGATGTATAGTCACAAGGGGAAAATGCCTGCAATACAGACATATCAAAAGCAATGCTCAGCAGTTTGAAGCCTGACAGATAGGACAGCCACTCCTCCCAGAAATAAAATGGACATGGTATTTGGAAAAATAATGACACAGGTATTTTCCAAATAACATGAATAGGCAGGTTTATGACTACAGGAAATTCTTGAGCTGTGTGACAGCACTTAGGTCAACAAGAGCAAAGCTCCCAGACACACTAGAACAGTAGTACACAAAGAGGTACAATCGAACAATAGGAACGAAGGATGGCTTCTGaaactttgaactgaaaaaaaacgTGCTCCAAGGAAAGTTCAGCTATACTCAAGTCTTCACCAACAGGGATTACCTAAACGGTTGGTTAAATGCCTTTAGTCCTTCTTAGGTTGCGCCTTTTTCTGGGCTATGTCCTCTCACTTAGTAAAGGCCTCTACATGTACACTTAAATTCTTTCCCTGGCTGGCAGGATAGCTGTTTACTATTACAGTTATATTTATAACTGGAAGCATCATCTACAAAATACCTTTAGTAACACACAGCCTTGGGATTACACCTAGAAATTCCATCCCCTTTCACACTGCACAAAGTTCCTTAATGTAAGAAAAAGATGGATATTTATTGGGAAATGTTTGCCCCCATTtggtattaaaaataagaatttgtgAAACAGCACAGCAGTACAGACAGGATGAATATGTACGTGTATGCTACCATTGCTACCTAAATCATTATAAACAGTTTACTGCAGGTATTGCAGCCTTCTGTGAAGCATGTACTTTTTTAAACATACCTTGGTAAGGTGTGGGATACATCTGTCCTACAGGCTGGAGTTGAGAAGCAGATGCAGCAGTCTGGGGGTAAGCAAATGCCATTCCTGGATATGCCTTGCAGAGCAAGTTCAATAGATTAGAATATGTTTTGATATTTCCCCCCTTCCTCACACTTAAgcagttttcatgttttttaagcCCCAGAGCAAGGATgatatttggaaagagaaaaacagaattaaggaGCTGGAAGTCAAATTACACAACAGTCATAGTAAAGGGAAAACAACAGTCACTCTTCTTTCAAGGCTTAGACATGTGTTCAAGTTACCACAGCTTAATAAGTTACCTTCTTCACTGAAGTTTAAGCAAAAGCATGTTTGTGAGAGGCAAAGATCAGCATGTGAACAGCTCACTGAAGTTATGCTAACTTGAACACAAGGCTATTCCTAGGAAGGGCTCAAAGTGCAACACAACTTGATTGCAACTTTACTGCTCAGTGCTCATCAGAAGGAGCTAAACGGACTGAAGAATGCATTAAATGCTATGAGTACCTCACTCCTACCAGTTTACTCTCtcagacaaggaaaaaagaaaaaattacaataCAACTTGGGCCAAGTTTCTAGAAGAATTCAGGACATCAGGGTCAAACTTTCAAAACAATACACCCAAATCACTGTCAGATTAAAACTTCACTTTAATGACTAGTTTCTATTTCAACAAACAGAAAAGCCTATCTTTTTTATCTTGTTACTTGTCACACCTCCCTCATTTTCAACACAAGGAAAATGCAAAGCCAAAGCAATGCAATACCACACCAGTTttggatttggggtggggggtgttgtggttcttttttgttgttgtttttgttttgttggggtgttttgttttcatattgtTTTTATTCATTATCAAAcgttttcttcctctgcctggaccctttaaaaataaacagtgcgTCTATGCGACATAGGCCACTGATTTCCAA
The Harpia harpyja isolate bHarHar1 chromosome 19, bHarHar1 primary haplotype, whole genome shotgun sequence DNA segment above includes these coding regions:
- the FKBP15 gene encoding FK506-binding protein 15 isoform X3, with protein sequence MFGAVAATAEEDDADFLSPASGARLASLFGLDQTVSSHGNEFFQYTAPKQPKKGQTAAGQAAQKAPLAPAASGAPSVFMATAVHAYRYTNGQYLKQGKYGAAVVGNHATKEYRILLYISQQQQIATARIHPGFILTVQPNNYSTFYDDQRQNWSIMFESEKVAMDFSKQVCIAKCNSSPVLDSVLYQDLLLGEGQGVEGGDSLEIAYTGWLFQNNGLGQVFDSNVNKDKLLRLKLGSGKVIKGWEEGMMGMKKGGRRYLIIPPAWAYGAQGVAGRVPPDSTLVFEVEVRRVKLVKECSGSDGQSVSSRDSPAPSPVPNSDGFSADTGLLPPSTIPPKPGEPAVRAKSNSISEQLANPDVAKAKLISRMAKMGQPMLPFLAGTAGSQLDSSDSEIEDPNTLRGTAQPVASSSVRPSQPAHAVLPTVSTQVPQGSGSTPPVSSAALIPATIQPHSALPGGAQGFQAYPGMAFAYPQTAASASQLQPVGQMYPTPYQAPGDVTSFLMTEARQHNTEIRMAVSKVVDKMDHLAAKVEELKKQNTGNGSLLPGISSVTMEASMIMSNIQRIIQENERLKQEIFEKSSRIEEQNEKISELIERNQRYVEQSNLLMEQRNHSLQTTNENTQARVLHAEQEKHMLPVDRGWDQAKVAEELAAATAQVSQLQLELTAHEKKEMDLRKQLSAALQEAERHETQLNKLQAQLAELQEASEDTQTRFKAEKQSRKQLDLKITALEEELTDLKVEKETLERNLAERKKKSLSERAQAEEEMEEIRRSYQQELDKLRQLLKKARTSTDQAAAEQLSLIQAELESQWEARCERTLASAKEQHVRQYQEVCEQRDSLQQQVSQLEEKLVTLKQLKKAEEQKLSEFQQRLEQLEPIKEKYSALQSDIVVLKGRYEKRIRDLEKDQDRSSSADFTEEVKKIMNGVFQSLRGEFELEETYSGRTVLGVVMNTIKTVTLQLLNRQQEKLDHDSKKEESRAGAARQEGSPGTKTDHEEPVQHSPAQCVAFPADPGEAATGSMVSDQEGESAPLSARPRTPEEEQVTQSSGMSEEEKVQGEHLTSTAESSLDPDKGPVLAGQPVPEVDENFVPAKQRQESSPIREAETEHSPSRVSLQAEVAEPSAVEAKPREVDVAVLPEKPAAEQKAEEPVGGLEPPPLNGEGGKCTDPSGGASSEEPASVSNTAELSSAIMKETPGQQKLGSSPRQKDSSLFEDDNFFETASCKPLKPRVPSEEEDEEEVSMKGRPPPAPLFGDDDDDDLDWLG